A genomic window from Thiomonas arsenitoxydans includes:
- the rpsN gene encoding 30S ribosomal protein S14 produces MAKLSLINREKKREDLVAKFASKRAELQAIVDDASKSFEERYEARLKIQQMPRNSSPTRLRNRCAITGRPRGTFRQFGLSRSKIRELAFRGEIPGVTKSSW; encoded by the coding sequence ATGGCGAAACTGTCCCTGATCAACCGCGAAAAGAAGCGCGAAGACTTGGTTGCAAAATTTGCATCGAAGCGCGCTGAACTGCAGGCCATCGTTGATGATGCCTCCAAGTCTTTTGAAGAGCGCTACGAGGCGCGCTTGAAGATTCAGCAGATGCCGCGCAATTCCAGTCCAACCCGGCTGCGCAATCGCTGCGCCATCACCGGTCGCCCGCGCGGTACGTTCCGCCAGTTCGGGTTGTCGCGCAGCAAGATTCGCGAGCTGGCGTTCCGCGGGGAAATCCCCGGCGTGACCAAATCCAGCTGGTAA
- the rplE gene encoding 50S ribosomal protein L5: MSRLQTIYKDKVVPELMAKFGYKSVMEVPRLTKVTLNMGVSEAVADKKVMEHAVGDLTKIAGQKPVVTRSRKAIAGFKIREDLPIGCMVTLRGGRMYDFLDRFVTIALPRVRDFRGISARAFDGRGNYNIGVKEQIIFPEIEYDKIDALRGLNISVTTTAKTDEECKALLAAFRFPFKN, translated from the coding sequence ATGTCGCGCCTGCAGACGATTTATAAAGACAAAGTCGTGCCCGAATTGATGGCCAAGTTTGGCTACAAGTCGGTCATGGAGGTGCCCCGCCTGACCAAGGTGACACTCAATATGGGTGTGTCCGAGGCGGTGGCTGATAAAAAAGTGATGGAGCACGCGGTGGGTGATCTCACCAAGATCGCGGGCCAAAAACCGGTTGTCACCAGGTCGCGCAAGGCGATTGCCGGATTCAAAATCCGCGAAGACCTGCCCATCGGTTGCATGGTGACCTTGCGTGGTGGTCGTATGTACGACTTCCTCGATCGTTTTGTTACCATCGCCCTGCCGCGTGTGCGTGATTTCCGCGGCATCTCTGCGCGTGCTTTCGACGGTCGTGGCAACTACAACATCGGGGTCAAAGAGCAGATCATCTTCCCGGAAATCGAGTACGACAAGATCGATGCGCTGCGTGGTCTGAATATCAGCGTGACCACGACGGCGAAAACCGACGAGGAGTGTAAGGCCTTGCTCGCCGCGTTCCGCTTCCCTTTCAAGAACTGA
- the rplX gene encoding 50S ribosomal protein L24 has translation MNKIRKDDEVIVIAGSDKGRRGKVAARVDANHIVVEGVHTVKKNVRPNPMKGEAGGVVSRDLAIHQSNVAIYNPATGKADRVGFKTLGDGAKVRVFKSSGEQIKG, from the coding sequence ATGAACAAGATTCGCAAAGATGACGAAGTGATTGTCATTGCTGGCAGCGACAAGGGTCGCCGCGGCAAAGTGGCGGCTCGTGTGGATGCCAACCATATCGTGGTCGAGGGTGTGCATACGGTCAAGAAGAATGTGCGCCCCAATCCGATGAAGGGCGAGGCGGGTGGTGTGGTGTCCCGCGACCTGGCGATTCATCAAAGTAATGTGGCTATTTACAACCCCGCGACCGGCAAGGCGGATCGCGTCGGCTTCAAGACTCTGGGTGATGGCGCCAAAGTGCGCGTCTTCAAATCCAGTGGCGAGCAGATCAAGGGCTGA
- the rplN gene encoding 50S ribosomal protein L14, producing MIQTQSRLDVADNTGAKSVMCIKVLGGSKRRYAGVGDIIKVSIKEAAPRGRVKKGEVYSAVVVRTAKGVRRADGSLIKFDGNAAVLLNAKLEPIGTRIFGPVTRELRTERFMKIVSLAPEVL from the coding sequence ATGATTCAGACGCAATCCAGACTGGATGTCGCCGACAATACGGGCGCCAAATCCGTCATGTGCATCAAGGTGCTGGGCGGCTCCAAGCGCCGCTACGCCGGCGTGGGCGACATCATCAAGGTCAGCATCAAAGAAGCTGCCCCGCGCGGTCGCGTGAAAAAGGGTGAGGTTTACAGTGCCGTCGTGGTGCGTACCGCCAAGGGTGTCCGTCGTGCGGACGGCTCCTTGATCAAGTTCGATGGCAATGCGGCCGTGCTGCTTAATGCCAAACTCGAGCCCATTGGTACGCGCATTTTCGGCCCGGTGACGCGTGAACTGCGCACTGAGCGCTTCATGAAGATCGTGTCTCTGGCGCCTGAGGTTCTTTGA
- the hemA gene encoding glutamyl-tRNA reductase, whose product MLLAAIGLNHQTAPVGVRERLAFSADTLVDALQRLKVNMLNGRRNGPIEAAILSTCNRTEIYCAAESDPRDALLHWLSTERQVQFDDLADHSYRLVQDGTVRHAFRVASGLDSMVLGEPQILGQMKEAVRVASDSGALGSTLNQMFQRTFSVAKEVRTNTEIGAHSVSMAAASVHLAQTVFESLQECRVLFIGAGDMIELVATHFSAHHPKSMVIANRTVERGAHLAQRFGAEAIRLTDVPQRLGEFDVVVTSTASSLPIIGLGAVERSIKQRRHKPMVMVDLAVPRDIEPEVAQLRDVYLYSVDDLSALVRSNTEKRQAAIEQAEAIIENRVHGFLEWLDLRSQVPLIQRLQSQSEQWQTHEVERARRLLARGESPEAVLDALARGLSHKFLHGAFTALHQGDPSHRQVVAQAVERVFLCPHRRDSDSPSDSQV is encoded by the coding sequence ATGTTGCTCGCTGCCATCGGACTCAACCACCAAACCGCACCCGTCGGGGTACGTGAGCGGCTGGCGTTTTCTGCCGATACCTTGGTAGACGCGCTTCAACGGCTGAAGGTGAACATGCTGAACGGGCGCCGAAATGGCCCCATCGAAGCGGCCATTCTATCGACCTGCAACCGCACTGAAATCTATTGCGCGGCCGAAAGCGACCCGCGTGATGCCCTATTGCACTGGCTGTCCACCGAGCGCCAGGTACAGTTCGATGACCTGGCCGACCATAGTTATCGCCTGGTACAAGACGGTACCGTTCGACACGCCTTCCGTGTGGCCAGCGGCTTGGACTCCATGGTGCTCGGCGAGCCGCAGATTCTGGGGCAGATGAAGGAAGCGGTGCGGGTCGCCTCGGATTCAGGCGCTCTGGGCAGCACGCTGAACCAGATGTTTCAGCGAACTTTTTCTGTGGCCAAAGAGGTACGCACCAATACGGAAATCGGCGCTCATTCGGTCAGCATGGCAGCAGCCAGTGTGCACCTGGCGCAGACCGTGTTCGAGAGCCTTCAGGAGTGTCGCGTGTTGTTCATCGGCGCGGGCGACATGATCGAACTTGTGGCCACGCATTTTTCCGCGCACCATCCCAAGAGCATGGTGATTGCCAATCGCACCGTGGAGCGCGGCGCCCATCTGGCACAGCGGTTCGGGGCGGAAGCCATTCGGCTGACCGACGTACCGCAGCGGCTGGGCGAATTTGATGTGGTCGTGACCAGCACCGCCAGCAGCCTGCCGATCATCGGTCTGGGCGCGGTTGAACGCAGCATCAAACAGCGGCGGCACAAACCCATGGTGATGGTCGATCTGGCCGTACCGCGCGACATTGAGCCCGAGGTCGCGCAACTGCGCGATGTCTATCTGTATTCGGTCGACGATCTGTCTGCTTTGGTGCGCAGCAATACGGAGAAGCGCCAGGCCGCGATCGAACAGGCCGAGGCCATTATCGAAAACCGGGTGCATGGTTTTCTCGAATGGCTTGATCTGCGCTCGCAGGTGCCCCTCATTCAACGACTGCAGTCGCAAAGCGAACAGTGGCAGACGCACGAGGTCGAACGCGCCCGACGTCTGCTGGCTCGGGGCGAGTCGCCCGAGGCCGTGCTGGACGCACTTGCGCGGGGCCTGTCGCACAAATTCCTGCACGGCGCCTTCACCGCGCTGCACCAGGGCGATCCGTCTCATCGCCAAGTCGTGGCGCAGGCGGTCGAGCGGGTGTTTCTGTGCCCGCACCGACGCGATTCCGATTCCCCCTCTGACTCGCAGGTCTAG
- the prfA gene encoding peptide chain release factor 1 — translation MKPSLLDKLEQMQRRADELDALLAAPDCTADLQRFRNMTRELAELQAVVGLYVQYKTKTEDLSQAESLLSDPDMKELAQQEIQDARAALDALEARLQVALLPRDPDDSRNVFVEIRAGTGGEESALFAADLLRMYARYAERKRWTTEVISESPSDLGGYKEVILRVAGEGAYGLLKYESGGHRVQRVPKTETQGRIHTSAATVAVMPEVDEAQAIQINPSDLRIDTFRASGAGGQHINKTDSAIRITHLPTGLVVECQDERSQHRNKARALSVLAARLAERERQARQAEEAATRKSLVGSGDRSDRIRTYNFPQGRVSEHRINLTLYKIDAILDGDLDELLTALRTEDQAAQLAALGA, via the coding sequence ATGAAACCTTCCCTGCTGGACAAACTGGAGCAGATGCAACGACGGGCCGACGAGCTTGACGCCTTGCTTGCCGCACCCGATTGCACCGCGGATCTGCAGCGCTTTCGCAACATGACGCGGGAACTGGCCGAGCTGCAAGCCGTGGTCGGGCTGTATGTGCAATACAAGACAAAAACAGAAGACCTGTCGCAGGCGGAATCGTTGCTGAGCGACCCCGACATGAAGGAGCTGGCGCAGCAGGAAATTCAGGATGCACGCGCTGCCCTCGACGCGCTTGAAGCCCGGCTTCAGGTCGCCTTGTTGCCGCGCGACCCGGACGATAGCCGCAACGTGTTCGTGGAAATCCGGGCCGGAACGGGGGGGGAAGAGTCCGCGCTTTTCGCCGCCGACTTGCTGCGCATGTATGCGCGCTATGCCGAGCGCAAGCGCTGGACGACCGAAGTGATCAGCGAGAGCCCGAGCGATCTCGGCGGATACAAGGAAGTGATTCTGCGCGTCGCGGGTGAAGGCGCCTACGGTCTGCTGAAATACGAATCGGGCGGCCACCGCGTGCAGCGGGTGCCCAAGACCGAGACACAGGGACGCATTCATACCAGTGCGGCCACCGTGGCCGTGATGCCCGAGGTGGATGAGGCTCAGGCGATCCAGATCAACCCTTCCGACTTGCGCATCGACACCTTTCGCGCCTCGGGTGCGGGCGGGCAGCACATCAACAAGACCGACTCGGCCATACGCATCACCCACCTGCCCACCGGGCTGGTCGTGGAGTGTCAGGACGAACGCTCGCAGCACCGCAACAAGGCGCGCGCACTGTCGGTACTGGCCGCGCGTCTGGCCGAGCGAGAACGACAGGCCCGGCAGGCGGAGGAAGCGGCCACGCGCAAAAGCCTGGTGGGCAGTGGCGACCGCTCCGACCGCATCCGCACCTACAACTTTCCGCAGGGCCGGGTCAGCGAGCACCGCATCAACCTCACCCTCTACAAAATCGACGCCATCCTGGACGGCGACCTCGACGAACTGCTCACCGCCCTGCGCACCGAAGATCAGGCCGCGCAACTGGCGGCCCTGGGAGCATGA
- the prmC gene encoding peptide chain release factor N(5)-glutamine methyltransferase — protein sequence MTAPRDLAAWTRTCGLPRLDAQALIEAVLGWSRAQQAAHPERLLDSAELTRLQALATRLLGGEPLAYVLGEREFFGLSFEVTPDVLIPRPDTELLVELSLRHLDALPATHAPTALDMGTGSGAIAIAIAHARPHVRVWALDASAAALAVAQGNARRLLDARRAGGEVHFLQSNWWDALQPPATTARFDCIVSNPPYIAAHDPHLPALRHEPALALTGQHLNPDGLGDLRQIIAQADRFLRDDGCLLLEHGYDQAAAVRDLLEAHGYREVFSARDLAGIERVSGGIVAAGCGDSRNRPPFATKPAAL from the coding sequence ATGACAGCGCCGCGCGATCTGGCCGCTTGGACGCGAACCTGCGGCCTGCCCCGGCTGGACGCACAGGCCCTCATCGAGGCCGTACTCGGCTGGAGCCGCGCCCAGCAAGCCGCCCATCCCGAACGCCTGCTTGACTCGGCCGAACTGACCCGGCTGCAGGCGCTGGCGACGCGTCTGCTAGGCGGCGAACCGCTGGCCTATGTGCTGGGAGAGCGCGAGTTTTTCGGCCTGAGTTTCGAAGTGACCCCCGATGTGCTCATTCCCCGCCCGGATACCGAATTGTTGGTGGAACTCTCCCTGCGCCATCTCGACGCCCTGCCCGCCACCCACGCGCCCACGGCGCTCGACATGGGCACCGGCAGCGGAGCGATTGCCATCGCCATCGCCCATGCCCGCCCGCATGTGCGGGTCTGGGCCTTGGACGCCAGCGCTGCCGCGCTCGCCGTGGCGCAAGGCAATGCGCGGCGGCTGCTCGATGCCCGGCGCGCAGGCGGCGAGGTGCACTTTCTCCAGTCCAACTGGTGGGATGCCTTGCAACCCCCGGCGACGACAGCGCGCTTCGACTGCATTGTTTCCAACCCGCCTTACATCGCTGCGCACGACCCGCATCTGCCCGCCTTGCGCCATGAACCCGCCCTCGCGCTGACCGGCCAGCATCTCAACCCGGACGGGCTGGGCGATCTGCGCCAGATCATTGCGCAGGCCGATCGGTTTCTGCGGGACGACGGCTGTCTGCTCCTGGAGCATGGCTACGATCAGGCGGCCGCCGTGCGCGATTTGCTGGAGGCTCACGGGTATCGCGAGGTGTTCAGCGCACGCGATCTGGCCGGTATCGAACGGGTGAGCGGCGGGATAGTCGCGGCTGGTTGCGGCGATTCTCGAAATAGGCCCCCGTTCGCAACAAAACCGGCCGCCCTCTAA